A window from Macadamia integrifolia cultivar HAES 741 unplaced genomic scaffold, SCU_Mint_v3 scaffold_176A, whole genome shotgun sequence encodes these proteins:
- the LOC122071034 gene encoding organic cation/carnitine transporter 7-like has translation MESGSPVYTVDEALVSLGFGKFQCLLLAYAGMGWVAEAMEMMILSFVGPTVQAKWDLSSQQESLITSIVFAGMLVGAYSWGIVSDNYGRRYAFSILFYYIYLFFNILVVLDKEIPSLFFTPPLSKNCLAHSTMKICFFHICFCQLLPRKLFFHMCFCQHLPLERGQLAFELNVLSEFPGVLLSAVTVDRIGRKASMSLMFFISCIFLLPLMFHQPEALTTSLLFGARICITGTFTIIYIYAPEVYPTSVRSTGFGVASSVARIGGMICPLVAVGLVDGCHQTAAIVLFLIVMFVSGVCCMLFPFETKGCELSDTVSQSSKVVTCITRRN, from the exons ATGGAAAGTGGGAGCCCAGTGTACACTGTGGATGAAGCACTAGTGTCCTTGGGGTTTGGGAAATTTCAATGTCTTTTGCTTGCTTATGCTGGGATGGGTTGGGTTGCAGAAGCTATGGAAATGATGATTCTCTCTTTTGTGGGACCTACAGTTCAAGCTAAGTGGGACCTTTCTTCTCAGCAAGAGAGCCTGATCACCAGTATTGTCTTTGCTGGCATGCTAGTGGGAGCATATTCATGGGGCATTGTTTCAGATAACTATGGAAGGAGGTATgccttttccattttattttattacatat ACTTATTTTTCAACATTCTCGTGGTATTAGACAAGGAAATACCTTCCCTCTTCTTCACTCCTCCCCTCTCAAA GAATTGTCTAGCTCATTCCACTATGaaaatttgttttttccatATATGCTTTTGTCAACTTCTTCCACGAAAATTATTCTTCCATATGTGCTTTTGTCAACATCTCCCACTGGAGAGAGGCCAATTAGCATTTGAACTTAACGTGCTTTCAGAGTTCCCTGGGGTTCTGCTGTCAGCGGTTACTGTGGACAGGATTGGTCGCAAGGCTTCAATGTCATTGATGTTCTTCATATCTTGCATTTTCCTTCTACCGTTGATGTTCCATCAACCTGAGGCCTTAAcaacttctcttctctttggagCTCGAATATGTATCACCGGAACCTTCACAATTATTTACATTTATGCTCCAGAG GTCTACCCAACTTCAGTCCGGTCGACAGGTTTTGGAGTTGCGAGCTCAGTGGCAAGAATTGGTGGAATGATATGCCCGCTTGTGGCGGTGGGATTGGTAGATGGCTGTCATCAAACTGCTGCTATTGTTCTATTTCTAATTGTAATGTTTGTTTCAGGGGTTTGCTGTATGCTTTTCCCATTTGAAACCAAGGGCTGTGAATTAAGTGACACTGTATCTCAATCAAGCAAAGTTGTCACTTGTATTACACGAAGAAATTGA
- the LOC122071040 gene encoding uncharacterized protein LOC122071040 has product MESEVAEKQSSYTYWVRQAKEDAAPPPVPRRLSANDISMQSQPNALGSVWNRAGTWEEKNLNTWASNRIKELLTSMSSLEFSCGNAEISEVTKCVGDAFLVTVRNKKCAGYTYELTLKFKGEWLVREEKKKIKGDIDIPEFSFGELDDLQMEVRVGESTDLVPQDKTQISGELRRFLEPIRAKLLQFEQELKDR; this is encoded by the exons ATGGAGAGTGAGGTTGCGGAGAAGCAGTCTTCGTACACGTATTGGGTCAGGCAAGCGAAAGAAGACGCTGCTCCACCACCAGTCCCACGCAGGCTTTCTGCTAATGACATATCTATGCAATCACAGCCCAACGCATTAGGATCTGTATGGAATCGA GCGGGAACGTGGGAAGAGAAAAATCTTAATACATGGGCAAGCAATAGGATAAAG GAATTGCTTACTTCTATGAGTTCCTTAGAATTTTCTTGTGGCAATGCTGAAATTTCAGAAGTAACCAAGTGTGTAGGCGAT GCATTCTTGGTTACTGTCCGGAACAAGAAATGTGCTGGCTATACTTATGAATTAACATTGAAATTCAAAG GTGAGTGGTTAGtaagagaggagaaaaagaagataaagggCGATATAGACATACCAGAGTTCTCCTTTGGTGAACTGGATGATTTGCAG ATGGAAGTCAGAGTTGGTGAAAGTACGGATCTTGTTCCGCAAGATAAGACACAAATTTCTGGGGAATTGAGGCGTTTTCTAGAGCCCATACGTGCGAAATTGCTTCAGTTTGAACAGGAGCTCAAAGACAGATAG